In the Sedimentisphaera cyanobacteriorum genome, AGGGCTGGGAGTTTGCCGGCTGGGATACACCATTTGATAACGTAACAAGCGATCTTGCGATTACAGCGGAATACTCATTTGCGATGGCCGGCAGCGGAACGCCGGAAGACCCGTATCAGATTAAAACAGCCCAAGATCTGGGAATGGCTGATTATGCCCTCTCCGCACGTTATGTTTTGATCAATGATATTGATTTGTCTGAGGAAAATTTTTACAGTATTGGAGATTCCGAAGAACCATTTGCAGGCTCGTTTGATGGAAACGATAATAAGATTCAGCATTTGAATAAGCCTATTTTTTACAGTATCGGCGAAGCTGGAAAGGCAATTAATTTGGGAATTGAGGAAGTCGATATCAGCATGAGCAGCACAAATTCCTTTTCCATTGGTTCAATCGCTAAAAAATGTCGCGGCACTATCGAAAACTGCTATGTATCCGGCAATGTTGAAGGGGGTGATGATACAGGCGGGCTTGTTGGGCATCTTTATTATGAAGGAAGCCTGATTAACTGCAGCTCAACAGCAATGGTTCATGGAGATAATCGAGTTGGCGGTTTAGTTGGCCGAAGCAATGGAGGAACAATTGAAAACTGTTACGCTGCCGGAGCTGAATCGGAAAACGGCTATTTACAGTCTATAGATGGAACTGAAGATGTTGGCGGTATCTGCGGATTAAATTTCGGCACAATCGAAAGCTGCTGTTCAGAAATTTCTGTCTTTGGAAGCAGAAGCGTTGGCGGTCTTTGCGGGAAAAATTCAGGCCATATTAAAAACAGCTATTCAACCGAATGGGTTTCCTGCCTCGGGGATAATGAAGAAGATGATACAGTCTGCGGTTTCTGCGGGAAAAACAGCGGGACAATCAAACACTGCTACTCTACCTCTTGGGTAGGAGGGGATGATAATCCGCAGGGCGGCTTCTGCGGCGAAAAGAGTTACAGCACCGAGCTGGAGTGTTTCTGGGATATCGAAACCTCGACAGTGGATATAGGCTACGGGAAAATCAACGGGCTCGACGGCGACGACGAGATCTATTCCTGACTTCGGCGGTAAATTTTCATAAGTCCTTGTCAATAAAGGACTCGATTTTTTGCGCAGGCACTACAAACCCTATTTCGGAAGGTTTTTCGGCGGGTGAAATTACATTTTGTAAGGCGTTGTATTGGTGCTGAGATTAACTGTTTTATAGAGTTTTCTTGCGTCCTCGTTAATCTTTGATGGCAGGACATATCTGCACTCTGTTTTCTTATCCCAGAGTATGCTCAGCTGCACGTGGTTGAGGGCATTTACAATCCTCGCCACAGACATCGGCTCAAATCTCAGCCGAACCCTGTAGGCCAGATTTCTCGCGCAGGTTAGAGCGATAAAGCATATCAGTATATGGGCTTTGATTCGTTTCGGCGTCCAGTGGTATATCGGCCGTATCTTCAGATCGTGCTTGCTTATCCTGAAGCACTCCTCAATCAGCCAGAGCTGCCTGTAATGATCTACTACAGCCGAATCATCCATATCCTTGACATTCGTTATAACACCGTGAAGACCATCAAAATTCGCAGCCTGCGCGTATTTCTCTTCATCTATCCGGCAGTCTATATCGCCGGTAACACGCATAAACTTCTTGTAGCCGTAGTTGCTTATAAGTGATTTGGGGTTGCTGCTCTTTTCAAGCTTCTCCTGGAGCTTTCTTATAGCTTCATCCCTGTCGTGCTTATTCTTTTTAGCGAGTTTATCGCTGTAGGTAACAATAAGCCTTGTATCTTTGCCGTAATCAAAGCTTCTAAGCGGGGCATTGGATTCTGTAACCTTTGCTTTCCATTTATCAGTGAGGCTTTTAAGCCTCGCTGCCACAATATACTCAACTCCCTGCTTTTCAAGGTAATCAAGATTAGCCTTGCTAAGCATTGCGCTGTCTGCGGTGAAGATAACACGCTTGAGGTTGTATTTCTCTTTGATCTTAGGGATTACAGTATGCAGCGTATGCCCTTCATACTGATTGCCGGGGAATACCTCATAACCTACTGGAAGCCCTTCTGATGTGGACAGAAGACCAAGGACAACCTGCGGCTGATTGAACTTCATATCCTTGCTGTAGCCGTTCTTTTTGAGCTCATCTTCTGTAAATGATTCAAAATAAAGCGTGGTGCAGTCGTAGAAAAGAAGACTTATCTCTTCGCCGAGAAGGCCTTTAGCAGCACTGTGAGCACAGTTTTGAGCCTTGCTGATAATATCATCTGTGATATTATCCATCATACGGTAAACGCTGTCTAAAGAAAGGTTAATGCCGAAGTCTTTGGAGAGATCCTGAACGCTGCTGCGTTTGCTCACTGGGTTTGCAAGCCTTGCCATTGTGATATGACGAAGGTTTTTGCCTGCAGACTCTTTGCGTCTATCGAAAAGATTGTTAAAGCCAAGCTCATTGTAGATGCTGCCGAATACCTCATGGATGCCTGTAGTTATGCGTGCCTGTTCCCTGAGATTCTTTAGATTGACCCGCAAAGGCTTATCATCAATGTTTTTGCGGGCATCTATTGCAGCTTCTGCAAGATGCTCAGGCTTGAAAAGTGCCGGCGTTTTCTCGGCCTCAAGCTTGGCCTTCTCGAATTCGGCAAAATCCTTGAGCCGCTTAAGCTCTTCTTCTGTGAAGGCTGTGCCGAGATGACGAACTATACGCTGACGAGGCTGGTTCTTCTCGTTGCGATAACTCTCTACAATCTGTACCGACTGCTTCGGACTGTTTTTTGATGTCTTTACTCGTATAAACATAAATGCAGATTATACGAAATCAAAACATTGTGTCAAAAAAATAAAAATTAGGCACTACGAGCGAACCGAACTTAACAAACCCTCATAACAGCCTCAAAACGCACTTTTTGCAGAGTTTTCCACAATCATACCGCCGAAGTCAGGACGAGATCTATTGGATAATGCTGAATATGGAGGATTTTCCGGGTGTTCGGGGCAAATCCACCGCTCAGATGCAGGATATAAATACATTTCTTGATGCCGGCTGGGATTTTGAAGGGGAAAGCGCAAACGGCGAAGAGGATATCTGGTTTATGCCGGAAAACGGATACCCCAAGCTCGCCGGCAGCGCCGGCAGCACCTCGGGAAGCAATCCTGCTGATATGAACGAGGACGGATACGTTGATATTCTCGATTTTGCGATATTCTCGGAAAACTGGCTCATAGCCGATTAGTCTTGCGCATAAGTGCGAACGGGGATTAGCTCTGCTATTATCGCAAAGGGCGAATCCGCTTACCCAAAATCAGTTTCGCAGGCCTTCCGCCGAGCGGCGGGGGATTATTCCCATTCGATAGTGGCGGGAGGCTTGCTGGAGATGTCGTACACCACTCTGTTCACCCCTCGCACCTCGTTTATAATTCGGTTTGAGATGATCCCGAGTGTGTCGTAGGGGATTCGCGAGAAGTCGGCTGTCATAAAGTCTGATGTATCCACCGAGCGGATTGCTATCACGCTCTCGTAGCTTCTGTCGTCTCCCATAACCCCCACATTCTTCACCGGCAGAAGAACAGCAAGCGTTTGGCTGCATTTCCTGTACAGCCCGGCGGCTTTAATCTCATCGATAAGTATCTCATCTGCCTGACGGACGATCCTGAGCTTTTCCTTTGTTATATCGCCGATGATGCGTACCGCGAGCCCCGGGCCGGGGAAGGGATGCCGCCATACCATATCCTCAGGCAGGCCGAGGTATTCCCCGAGCAGGCGAACCTCATCCTTGAATAGATCCCGCAGCGGCTCCACCAGCCCAAACCCAAGCTCCTCGGGCAGTCCGCCAACGTTGTGGTGCAGTTTTATATTGGCGGCGAGGTTGCCGTCTTTCGAGCCGGATTCTATTACATCCGGATAAAGCGTTCCCTGAGCGAGAAATTTTGCGTTTTCGATCTTCTCCGCCTCAGATTTGAACGCCTCAATGAATTCCGCTCCGATAATCTTGCGTTTCTTTTGCGGGTCGGTAACGCCTTCAAGCCCCGAAAGAAACTGCTCAGACCAGTCCACCACTCTCAGATTAACGCTGAAATGGCCGCAGAAGGTTTTTTCAACTCCCTCCCGCTCATTCTCGCGAAGAAGGCCGTTGTCAACAAATATGCAGTGCAGACGCTCACCGATTGCCTTGTGCAGAATCGCTGCTACTACAGAAGAATCCACGCCGCCGCTGAGCCCGCATATTACGTTCTCGCCTTTGAGCTCGTCTTTTAGCTGGGCGATCATCTCCTCCGCTATATCCCCAATCAGCCAGTCGCCTTTGCAGCCGCAGATCTGATAGAGGAAATTTTTGAGCATCTCGCTGCCGTCGGGGGTGTGGGTAACCTCGGGGTGAAACTGTACGCCGTAGAATGGCTTCTTGCTGTATTTTACCGCTGCATAGGGGCACGTCGGCGTTTGGGCGAGGGTGATGAAATCATCGTTGAGCTGATTAACCTGATCCCCGTGGCTCATCCATACGGTTGTTTTCTCCGGAACGCCTGCAAGCAGGCCGGAGCTCTCTGATACATGCAGATCAGTTCTGCCGTATTCCCTGCTCTCTGCAGGCCTGATATCTGCTCCGAGTATCTTGCCTGCTATCTGCATCCCGTAGCAGATCCCCAGCACGGGAACTCCCAGATCGAAGAGCTTCTCATCGCAGCTCGGGGCGTTTTTATCGTAAACGCTTGAAGGACCTCCGGAGAGTATTATCCCTGCTATGTTTTCGCCTTGAAGCTCCTCAGCGCTTACGCTCGGGGGATAAATCGCAGAAAGAACCTTCTGCTCGCGCACACGTCTTGCGATAAGCTGGCCGTACTGGCTGCCGAAATCTATTATTGCAATCTTTTCATGAGATGTTTTCATTAAATCGCCTCAGGTTAGAGCGTATCGGTATAGTTTGGAGATTCTTTTGTAATGTGTATATCGTGCGGGTGAGACTCGGCGATCGAGGCCGCTGTTACCTGCAGGAATCTGGCTTTAGTACGCAGCTGTTCGATATCCTCCGCTCCGCAGTATCCCATTCCGCTTCTCAGCCCGCCTACGAGCTGGTAGATATAGTCGCTCAGATGTCCGCGATAGGGCACTCTTCCCTCAACGCCTTCGGGCACGAGCTTGTTCTTGCTTTCCTCTGCCTTCTGGCCGTATCTGTCGGCTGAGCCGAGAACCATTGCTCCAAGCGAGCCCATACCGCGATACTCTTTGAACTGCCTTCCTTTGTATATAATCAGCTGTCCCGGGCTTTCAGCGAGGCCTGCGAGAATAGACCCGAGCATCACGCTGCTCGCTCCTGCGGCAATCGCCTTTGATATATCGCCTGAGAGTTTGATTCCGCCGTCCGCTATTACCGGCACATCCGCCTTGTCTGCATATTCCACCGCCTGCATAATCGCCGTGATCTGGGGAACTCCCACCCCCGAAACCACTCTCGTTGTGCATATTGCGCCTGGGCCGATCCCCACCTTCACAGCATCCGCGCCCGCATCTATCAGGGCTTTCGCTGCTTCTTTCGTGCCTACATTACCTGCGATTACGTCTATTTCGCACGATTTCTTCAGCTCTTTTACGGTTTCAATGACGTTTTTGGAATGTCCGTGGGCAGTGTCCACTACCAGCACATCAACATCCGCATCAATCAGTGCCTGAGCCCTGTTGTAGTCGTGAACGCCGATAGAAGCACCCGCCCTGAGGCGGCCTTTATCGTCTTTCGCTGCCATGGGAAACTGGGTTACCCGCTCAATATCACGCATCGTGATCAGACCGGTGAGACGGTCTCCGTCAACGAGCAGGAGCTTTTCAACCTTATGCCTCTGGAGTATATCCTTGGCCTGCTCAAGGTTTGTATCAGATGAACTCGTAACAAGATTGCTGCGGGTCATAATCTGTTCAACCTTCACGTTGTAGTCTTCGAGGAATTTCATATCCCGGCTGGTCAGTATGCCAACGAGCTTCTTATCCTCCACCACTACAGGCACGCCGGAGATGTGGTGTTCGTCCATCAGCTCCTTGGCCTTGAGTACGCGGTCGCTGGGGGAAAGCGTGATTGGATCGAGGATTACCCCGTTCTCCGAACGCTTAACCTTCTCCACCTCACGCTTCTGGGCTTTTACGGTGAGGTTCTTGTGGATTATTCCAATTCCGCCCTCCTGCGCAAGTGCAATAGCAAGGGCAGACTCTGTTACTGTATCCATAGCTGCAGAAACTATGGGAATATTTATTCTTATGTTTCTTGTGAGCCTTGTTGAAATTTCCGCCTCTGAAGGAATGATCTCGCTCTGCTGAGGTACAAGCAGAACATCGTCAAATGTAATTCCCAGACCGGCAATCTTGTGCTCATTGTCCATTATAGCTCTCCATTGTATAGAGGTATCGCTTTGCTGTTAAGGCAGTATATACCGGTAACACTCGAGAAATGAAGCAAAGGAAATTTACCGGCAAATAATGCTCAACCCGAAGCCAAATTTTACTATATATATCACTTTCAGTCAAGCTGGAGAAAGACGTTAAAACACGAGAAAAATTGCTGCCCGCTCGAATTCTTCTTGATAATTTTCGGCGTTGGAATATTATATCTCGCTTTGAGGGGCCGTAGCTCAGCTGGGAGAGCGCTTGCATGGCATG is a window encoding:
- a CDS encoding IS1634 family transposase, with the protein product MFIRVKTSKNSPKQSVQIVESYRNEKNQPRQRIVRHLGTAFTEEELKRLKDFAEFEKAKLEAEKTPALFKPEHLAEAAIDARKNIDDKPLRVNLKNLREQARITTGIHEVFGSIYNELGFNNLFDRRKESAGKNLRHITMARLANPVSKRSSVQDLSKDFGINLSLDSVYRMMDNITDDIISKAQNCAHSAAKGLLGEEISLLFYDCTTLYFESFTEDELKKNGYSKDMKFNQPQVVLGLLSTSEGLPVGYEVFPGNQYEGHTLHTVIPKIKEKYNLKRVIFTADSAMLSKANLDYLEKQGVEYIVAARLKSLTDKWKAKVTESNAPLRSFDYGKDTRLIVTYSDKLAKKNKHDRDEAIRKLQEKLEKSSNPKSLISNYGYKKFMRVTGDIDCRIDEEKYAQAANFDGLHGVITNVKDMDDSAVVDHYRQLWLIEECFRISKHDLKIRPIYHWTPKRIKAHILICFIALTCARNLAYRVRLRFEPMSVARIVNALNHVQLSILWDKKTECRYVLPSKINEDARKLYKTVNLSTNTTPYKM
- the guaA gene encoding glutamine-hydrolyzing GMP synthase, which translates into the protein MKTSHEKIAIIDFGSQYGQLIARRVREQKVLSAIYPPSVSAEELQGENIAGIILSGGPSSVYDKNAPSCDEKLFDLGVPVLGICYGMQIAGKILGADIRPAESREYGRTDLHVSESSGLLAGVPEKTTVWMSHGDQVNQLNDDFITLAQTPTCPYAAVKYSKKPFYGVQFHPEVTHTPDGSEMLKNFLYQICGCKGDWLIGDIAEEMIAQLKDELKGENVICGLSGGVDSSVVAAILHKAIGERLHCIFVDNGLLRENEREGVEKTFCGHFSVNLRVVDWSEQFLSGLEGVTDPQKKRKIIGAEFIEAFKSEAEKIENAKFLAQGTLYPDVIESGSKDGNLAANIKLHHNVGGLPEELGFGLVEPLRDLFKDEVRLLGEYLGLPEDMVWRHPFPGPGLAVRIIGDITKEKLRIVRQADEILIDEIKAAGLYRKCSQTLAVLLPVKNVGVMGDDRSYESVIAIRSVDTSDFMTADFSRIPYDTLGIISNRIINEVRGVNRVVYDISSKPPATIEWE
- the guaB gene encoding IMP dehydrogenase; amino-acid sequence: MDNEHKIAGLGITFDDVLLVPQQSEIIPSEAEISTRLTRNIRINIPIVSAAMDTVTESALAIALAQEGGIGIIHKNLTVKAQKREVEKVKRSENGVILDPITLSPSDRVLKAKELMDEHHISGVPVVVEDKKLVGILTSRDMKFLEDYNVKVEQIMTRSNLVTSSSDTNLEQAKDILQRHKVEKLLLVDGDRLTGLITMRDIERVTQFPMAAKDDKGRLRAGASIGVHDYNRAQALIDADVDVLVVDTAHGHSKNVIETVKELKKSCEIDVIAGNVGTKEAAKALIDAGADAVKVGIGPGAICTTRVVSGVGVPQITAIMQAVEYADKADVPVIADGGIKLSGDISKAIAAGASSVMLGSILAGLAESPGQLIIYKGRQFKEYRGMGSLGAMVLGSADRYGQKAEESKNKLVPEGVEGRVPYRGHLSDYIYQLVGGLRSGMGYCGAEDIEQLRTKARFLQVTAASIAESHPHDIHITKESPNYTDTL